TCAAAGACGTAGCTGGACTTGAAGGTGCAAAAGAAGAAGTAGAGGAAATCGTTGAATTCCTTAAAAATCCAGATAAATATACCTCTTTAGGAGGAAAAATACCCAAAGGAGCATTATTGGTAGGACCTCCGGGTACGGGTAAAACACTTTTGGCAAAAGCAGTTGCTGGTGAAGCAAAAGTTCCATTTTTCTCATTGTCAGGTTCAGATTTTGTGGAAATGTTCGTAGGTGTAGGTGCTTCAAGAGTACGTGACTTATTTAAACAAGCCAAGGATAAATCCCCAGCAATCATATTTATCGATGAAATTGACGCAATTGGTCGTGCAAGGGGAAAGAATAATTTTACCGGTTCCAACGACGAACGCGAAAACACATTGAACCAATTATTGACCGAAATGGATGGTTTTGGCACCAACACCAACGTCATTGTACTTGCAGCTACCAACAGGGCAGATGTCTTGGACAAAGCTTTAATGCGTGCAGGGCGTTTTGACCGCCAGATTTACGTAGACCTTCCAGATATACGGGAAAGAAAAGAAATTTTCGAGGTGCATTTGCGCCCAATAAAAACTGCAGAGACACTTGATCTGGAATTCTTGGCAAAGCAGACGCCAGGTTTTTCTGGAGCTGATATTGCCAACGTATGTAACGAAGCAGCATTAATAGCAGCCCGTAAAGAAAAGAAAGCGGTCAATAAACAAGATTTCTTGGATGCCGTAGACAGAATCGTAGGTGGTCTGGAGAAGAAAAACAAGATCATAACCGTAGAAGAAAAGAAAACCATCGCTTATCATGAAGCTGGACATGCCACGGTAAGTTGGATGTTGGAACATGCAGCGCCACTGGTCAAAGTTACCATAGTCCCAAGAGGACAGTCTTTAGGAGCAGCTTGGTACCTGCCCGAAGAACGACTTATTGTTCGCCCAGAGCAAATGTTGGATGAAATGTGTGCCACAATGGGCGGTAGAGCGGCCGAGCGGGTAATTTTCAATAAAATATCGACTGGAGCACTCAGCGATTTGGAAAAAGTAACCAAACAAGCAAGGGCCATGGTTACTATTTATGGCCTTAATGAGGAACTGGGTAATATTACGTATTATGATTCGTCCGGCAACAACGAATATGGTTTTACGAAACCGTATAGTGAGGAAACAGCCCAAAAGATTGACGAAGAGATATCCAAGATTATTGAAGAGCAATACCAACGTGCAATAAAATTATTGGCAGATAACAAGGATAAGCTTACAGAATTGGCGGATAGACTGTTGGAAAAAGAAGTAATCTTCAAAGACGATTTAGAAAAGATTTTTGGAAAAAGACCTTTTGAAAAAGAGGAATTGGAGCCAACAAAGTAATTCAATACGTTTTCAGGTAACATTTCAACAGGATTAGCGTTCTTTATAGTATAGATGGGAGTTTTTGATAAACTTTTTGGAGGAGGAAAAAAGGTTTCCAAGGAAACTATGGAAACCAGAGGGGACCATATGCCCGATTTAAAAATTCCCGTAGACGAAAAATTTACCATTTATTTCAAAAAAAACGGAGGGAAGTTTATCTACTGTGAAAACGAAGTGGAAATTTCAGATGCGTTAAAAAACATCATCTCAGAAAACAATTGGCAAAACCATCTTTTTCATACACTTGACGATCGTTTAGAAAACCGTTTTTCCTCGAAAAAAATAAAGTTTACCCAAGACCGTAGCCAAAGTGATATATTGTTCACTACCTGTGAGCATCTTATTGGGCATGACGGTTCAATTTTGGTATGTTCCAACCAAATCCAAGGAAAAAAGCTCAACGAGCTCCCTTCAAATCTTATTGTTTATGCAACCACAAGTCAATTGGTCGACTCGATCAGTGAAGCCTTAAAAGTCATTAAGGAAAGGTATAAAAATAATATTCCAGATAATATCACCACCCTAAAACATTTTGAATCCACCGCAGAAAACAAAAATGATTTCTTATCCTACGGTAGTGCTTCAAA
The nucleotide sequence above comes from Flagellimonas sp. HMM57. Encoded proteins:
- the ftsH gene encoding ATP-dependent zinc metalloprotease FtsH, which produces MAKENNSSTPKKPRFSSWWIYGVVIALIIGFQFFGGNSFSSTEKTTTSELQEYLRNGDISEILIITNTRQAKVFLTEEALQKDVHRNVADKPFSFSAGKIPQYSLDYGDLQNFEDEIKSIKKENNLDTIVDFDTESNVLGDLLLSLLPFALIIGIWIYLMRRMSGGAGGGAGGQIFNIGKSKAKLFDEKTDTRTSFKDVAGLEGAKEEVEEIVEFLKNPDKYTSLGGKIPKGALLVGPPGTGKTLLAKAVAGEAKVPFFSLSGSDFVEMFVGVGASRVRDLFKQAKDKSPAIIFIDEIDAIGRARGKNNFTGSNDERENTLNQLLTEMDGFGTNTNVIVLAATNRADVLDKALMRAGRFDRQIYVDLPDIRERKEIFEVHLRPIKTAETLDLEFLAKQTPGFSGADIANVCNEAALIAARKEKKAVNKQDFLDAVDRIVGGLEKKNKIITVEEKKTIAYHEAGHATVSWMLEHAAPLVKVTIVPRGQSLGAAWYLPEERLIVRPEQMLDEMCATMGGRAAERVIFNKISTGALSDLEKVTKQARAMVTIYGLNEELGNITYYDSSGNNEYGFTKPYSEETAQKIDEEISKIIEEQYQRAIKLLADNKDKLTELADRLLEKEVIFKDDLEKIFGKRPFEKEELEPTK
- a CDS encoding LUD domain-containing protein; this encodes MGVFDKLFGGGKKVSKETMETRGDHMPDLKIPVDEKFTIYFKKNGGKFIYCENEVEISDALKNIISENNWQNHLFHTLDDRLENRFSSKKIKFTQDRSQSDILFTTCEHLIGHDGSILVCSNQIQGKKLNELPSNLIVYATTSQLVDSISEALKVIKERYKNNIPDNITTLKHFESTAENKNDFLSYGSASKNVYLLLLEDY